One region of Kazachstania africana CBS 2517 chromosome 3, complete genome genomic DNA includes:
- the SOD2 gene encoding superoxide dismutase SOD2 (similar to Saccharomyces cerevisiae SOD2 (YHR008C); ancestral locus Anc_5.590), translating to MLARTGLKYGTKGNSKVLSTFVRNKITLPDLDWDFGDLEPYISGQINEIHYKKHHQAYVDGFNTNTEKVLELNEELKKDPSPKIVREILGLQHNIRFHGGGFTNHCLFWKNLTPEKEGGGHLSKDTGLSEAIKKQFGSKDELIKLTNEKLAGIQGSGWAFIVKNLENGGKLEVVQRYNQDTVTGRLIPLVAIDAWEHAYYLQYQNKKVDYFKAIWNVINWEEAAKRYDNETINIS from the coding sequence ATGCTAGCTAGAACGGGTTTAAAATACGGTACTAAGGGTAATAGTAAGGTTCTTAGTACTTTTGTTAGAAACAAGATAACGCTACCTGATCTAGACTGGGATTTTGGAGACTTAGAACCATATATCAGTGGACAGATTAATGAAATACATTACAAGAAGCACCACCAGGCATACGTAGATGGATTTAATACTAATACAGAGAAAGTGCTTGAGCTTAATGaggaattgaaaaaagatccATCACCTAAGATTGTTAGAGAAATTTTGGGACTTCAACATAACATTAGATTCCATGGAGGGGGATTTACGAACCATTGTCTattttggaagaatttAACGCCTGAGAAGGAAGGTGGGGGACATTTATCGAAGGATACTGGACTGTCTGAAGCAATCAAAAAACAATTTGGCTCCAAAGATGAATTGATTAAATTGACCAATGAGAAACTGGCTGGAATTCAAGGGTCTGGTTGGGCCTTTATTGTCAAGAACTTGGAAAATGGTGGTAAACTGGAAGTTGTACAGAGATACAATCAAGACACTGTTACGGGTAGGCTGATTCCATTGGTTGCCATAGATGCGTGGGAACATGCATACTATTTACAATACCAGAACAAGAAAGTCGATTATTTCAAAGCCATTTGGAATGTGATTAACTGGGAAGAAGCCGCCAAGAGATACGATAACGAGACAATCAATATATCATAA